A single window of Gemmatimonadota bacterium DNA harbors:
- a CDS encoding Xaa-Pro peptidase family protein, translated as MSLPARSASVLAVPWVLLAAVVPLHGSAQTPEQPYFAWTAMDEPASELQARRDRTREALTALGGAGAPVLLVPGAEGLSDGETFRQDDDFWWLTGLEVPRSLVAIDAEGATLFVPERDFRFENPSRRNDFPGRALASDPELARRTGIARVLPADSLDGWLERVATAGRAVYVHAPPEPPAPALFGPPPTPAQRLVAWLAAHHPDVERRDATPVFQRVRAVKTEAEMTRVRRVAQLTSSAIAEAAALVRPGVTERDLEASFEAACKRGGAQRIPFHPIIKSGPNSLWPWRILAAHYDRRNRALQAGDLVIFDVGCELDHYVSDVGRTFPVSGRFSAEQREVLTMEVGVSDRILAAIRPGVTFADLRRVADEAIPDHEKPYMQVGLFFGHAIGLSTGDPFDETEPLRPGTVFTVEPWYYNHERGISVFTEDVVVVTEDGVEVLTAGLPREPAALEALVGAVVP; from the coding sequence ATGTCCCTGCCTGCCCGTTCCGCGTCCGTCCTGGCAGTCCCGTGGGTCCTGCTCGCCGCCGTGGTTCCCCTGCACGGCTCGGCCCAGACCCCCGAGCAACCCTACTTCGCCTGGACCGCCATGGACGAGCCCGCGTCCGAGTTGCAGGCGCGGCGCGACCGCACCCGGGAGGCGCTGACGGCCCTGGGTGGCGCCGGCGCGCCCGTCCTGCTGGTGCCTGGCGCGGAAGGCTTGTCGGACGGGGAGACCTTCCGCCAGGACGACGACTTCTGGTGGCTCACCGGCCTGGAGGTGCCACGCTCGCTGGTCGCGATCGATGCGGAGGGCGCCACGCTGTTCGTGCCCGAGCGCGACTTCCGCTTCGAGAATCCCTCCCGCAGGAACGACTTCCCGGGCCGCGCCCTCGCGTCCGATCCAGAGTTGGCGCGGCGCACCGGCATCGCGCGCGTGCTGCCTGCGGACTCCCTCGACGGATGGCTGGAGCGCGTAGCCACGGCGGGCCGCGCCGTCTACGTGCATGCACCCCCGGAGCCGCCGGCGCCGGCGCTCTTCGGACCTCCGCCCACGCCGGCCCAGCGGCTCGTCGCCTGGCTGGCCGCGCACCATCCGGACGTGGAGCGGCGCGACGCCACGCCCGTCTTCCAGCGCGTGCGCGCCGTGAAGACGGAGGCCGAGATGACCCGCGTGCGTCGGGTCGCGCAGCTCACCTCCTCCGCCATCGCGGAGGCGGCGGCCCTGGTCCGGCCTGGCGTGACCGAGCGCGACCTCGAGGCTTCGTTCGAAGCCGCCTGCAAGCGCGGGGGTGCGCAACGCATCCCGTTCCACCCCATCATCAAGTCGGGTCCCAACTCGCTCTGGCCCTGGCGCATCCTGGCGGCGCACTACGATCGCCGGAACCGCGCGCTCCAGGCCGGCGACCTCGTGATCTTCGACGTGGGCTGCGAGCTGGACCACTACGTCAGCGACGTGGGGCGGACCTTCCCGGTCTCGGGCCGCTTCAGCGCCGAGCAGCGCGAGGTGCTGACCATGGAGGTGGGCGTCTCCGACCGGATCCTGGCAGCGATCCGACCCGGCGTGACGTTCGCCGACCTGCGCCGGGTGGCGGACGAGGCCATCCCCGACCACGAGAAGCCCTACATGCAGGTGGGCCTGTTCTTCGGCCACGCCATCGGACTCAGCACCGGCGATCCGTTCGACGAGACCGAGCCGCTGCGGCCGGGGACCGTCTTCACGGTGGAGCCCTGGTACTACAACCATGAGCGCGGGATCAGCGTCTTCACCGAGGACGTCGTGGTGGTGACCGAGGACGGCGTGGAGGTCCTGACGGCGGGCCTGCCGCGGGAGCCGGCGGCCTTGGAGGCGCTGGTGGGTGCGGTGGTGCCGTAG
- a CDS encoding EAL domain-containing protein — protein MKHLLRSLRTALLEGSGGAIVYAGSLFLCAVGLLVSGGLYIRSRSTVDEIASFGQGLRLLRMEREVGYAAGEAELALLWWMYSGEGDEAFRSKLARFARELERARQDLADFQPEPAWRATVDRLGVLAEEGAAYLEEEHDRAQDRIWLEDFPTRFTGIFPSDPLGRFSTMLEAVLGAQYSIYTAGQYGELLLSRHAFQNGTTPADGALVGVFTSNAAYLEQLGVANPGAFSPFEDDLALARARDTDAVIASLIAGVRADPAVRRIEGDFDYLVGRSRVPWYHDASEIVPFASQTGALLNDTAERVLVRAEAVLALARQRAVQNGRAALAAALAAFGLGTLVLAGLSRGRQREEAHLRSVAETDALTGISNRFALFAREQARLRDPQRAPFALLHMDLDHFKEINDRYGHSVGDAALIAFADVCRGVVRHASDTLARIGGDEFVIVLHELQDPGTEAAAVADRIRTLLQEPLDLLGHKLALKVSVGVAVAHGPVELEAFLHQADVALLDAKKDRGSRHTLFERNLHGNLIHELEEALGAGLVQPVFQPIVRATNQRVAGFEVLARWERADGSAVPSESFIRALQALDASARWLRIILVRVAELSALVPHDFGGRFWINVSLADLVATGSESVPALFRASGIPLHLLGVEVTERVCCADLAAVRDTLVELRDAGVQVALDDLGSDGVPLRHLLDLPLDRVKLDGGLIRGLERSESVRHIVQGLFAIAVHLKLQIVAEQIETPEEHRTLLQLGVTYLQGNLLGPPIAAAHVPALIEQGYVEALGGVA, from the coding sequence ATGAAGCACCTTCTCCGCTCCTTGCGCACGGCGCTCCTCGAGGGCTCGGGCGGCGCGATCGTGTACGCCGGCTCCCTGTTCCTCTGCGCCGTGGGCCTGCTGGTGTCGGGAGGGCTCTACATCCGGAGCCGCAGCACCGTGGACGAGATCGCCTCGTTCGGTCAGGGGCTTCGCCTGTTGCGGATGGAGCGCGAGGTGGGGTACGCCGCCGGAGAGGCCGAGCTGGCCCTGTTGTGGTGGATGTACAGCGGAGAGGGCGACGAGGCGTTCCGGAGCAAGCTGGCCCGGTTCGCGCGGGAGCTGGAGCGGGCGCGACAGGACCTGGCCGACTTCCAGCCCGAGCCCGCGTGGCGTGCGACGGTGGACCGTCTCGGGGTGCTGGCGGAGGAGGGCGCCGCCTACCTGGAGGAGGAGCACGACCGGGCGCAGGACCGGATCTGGTTGGAGGACTTCCCGACCCGGTTCACGGGCATCTTCCCCAGTGATCCCCTGGGCCGCTTCTCGACGATGCTCGAGGCGGTGCTCGGGGCCCAGTACTCGATCTACACCGCCGGTCAGTACGGCGAGCTCCTGCTCAGCCGGCACGCGTTCCAGAACGGCACGACGCCCGCGGACGGCGCGCTCGTGGGCGTCTTCACCTCCAACGCCGCCTACCTCGAGCAGCTGGGCGTTGCCAATCCCGGTGCCTTCTCGCCGTTCGAGGACGATCTGGCCCTCGCGCGGGCACGCGATACCGATGCCGTCATCGCGTCCCTGATCGCCGGCGTGCGCGCCGATCCCGCCGTGCGCCGCATCGAGGGCGACTTCGACTACCTCGTCGGTCGCTCCCGCGTCCCCTGGTATCACGACGCATCCGAGATCGTCCCGTTCGCGTCGCAGACCGGCGCTCTCCTGAACGATACCGCCGAACGCGTCCTCGTCCGGGCCGAAGCGGTCCTGGCGCTCGCCCGTCAACGGGCGGTGCAGAACGGGCGGGCGGCGCTCGCCGCGGCATTGGCGGCCTTCGGGCTGGGCACGCTGGTCCTGGCCGGGCTGTCGCGCGGGCGGCAGCGCGAAGAGGCGCACCTGCGCAGCGTGGCCGAGACGGATGCCCTGACGGGCATCTCGAATCGCTTCGCCCTGTTCGCGCGTGAGCAGGCGCGGCTGCGGGACCCGCAGCGGGCGCCGTTCGCGCTGTTGCACATGGACCTGGACCACTTCAAGGAGATCAACGACCGCTACGGTCACTCGGTGGGCGATGCAGCGCTGATCGCCTTCGCCGACGTGTGTCGCGGTGTGGTCCGCCATGCGAGCGACACGCTGGCGCGCATCGGCGGGGACGAGTTCGTCATCGTCCTGCACGAGCTGCAGGATCCGGGAACGGAGGCGGCGGCCGTGGCCGACCGGATCCGCACCCTGTTGCAGGAGCCGCTGGACCTGCTCGGGCACAAGCTGGCCCTGAAGGTGAGCGTCGGGGTCGCGGTCGCGCATGGACCGGTGGAGCTGGAGGCCTTCCTGCACCAGGCGGACGTTGCGCTCCTGGATGCCAAGAAGGATCGAGGCAGCCGCCACACCCTGTTCGAGCGGAACCTGCACGGCAACCTGATCCACGAGCTGGAGGAGGCCCTGGGCGCGGGCCTGGTGCAGCCGGTCTTCCAGCCCATCGTGCGCGCCACCAATCAGCGCGTCGCGGGCTTCGAGGTCCTGGCGCGCTGGGAGCGCGCCGACGGCAGCGCCGTCCCCTCCGAGAGCTTCATCCGCGCTTTGCAGGCGCTGGACGCGAGCGCACGCTGGTTGCGTATCATCCTGGTGCGGGTGGCCGAGTTGAGCGCGTTGGTCCCCCACGACTTCGGGGGGCGGTTCTGGATCAACGTGAGCCTCGCCGACCTGGTGGCCACGGGATCGGAGTCCGTGCCCGCGCTCTTCCGGGCGTCGGGGATCCCACTTCACCTGCTTGGCGTGGAGGTGACGGAGCGTGTATGCTGCGCAGATCTGGCCGCGGTCCGTGACACGCTCGTGGAGCTGCGCGACGCCGGCGTGCAGGTCGCCCTGGACGACCTGGGCAGCGACGGCGTGCCGCTGCGCCATCTGCTGGATCTGCCGCTCGACCGTGTGAAGCTGGACGGCGGCCTCATCCGCGGTCTGGAGCGCTCCGAGAGCGTCCGGCACATCGTCCAGGGCCTGTTCGCGATCGCGGTGCACCTCAAGCTGCAGATCGTGGCCGAGCAGATCGAGACCCCGGAGGAGCATCGTACGCTGTTGCAGCTCGGGGTGACCTACCTGCAGGGCAACCTGCTCGGGCCTCCGATCGCGGCGGCCCACGTGCCAGCGCTGATCGAACAGGGCTACGTGGAGGCGCTGGGCGGGGTCGCCTGA
- a CDS encoding pyrroloquinoline quinone-dependent dehydrogenase translates to MTSMAPFRAGVLGGAAVLALSACTATEPGPSAAAPGADWTHYAADAGSSKYSPLDQIDATNVSDLEVAWTWESADYDLLARFPDLDVEPVLQSTPIKVGGRLYTSTNLGQAAAIDPVTGRTLWTWSPWEGTDARPSGRANRGVAWWSGPDGGERIFIGSGQHLVALDAATGEPIPTFGDGGRIDLTDDPDTRVTFYRWTSAPLVVRDVVIVGAQQLTPTRNWTTHPPSYIRAYDVRTGALRWRFDPVAQPGQADNVSSADTLWSRTGYAGVWTLLTADPELGYVYLPLKTTTNDWYGGHRPGDNLYGESLVCLDATTGELVWHYQMVHHGLWDYDLPAAPNLVDLTVDGRPIKAVAQVTKQAFVFVFDRVTGEPVWPIEERPVPASTVPGEVAAPTQPFPTRPAPFDLQGITRDDLIDFTPELRAEAERILDGFVWGEMFTPPSVRDDRPGGTQGTLLMPGWVGGANWNGAAVDPETGVLYVPSVTSPNVTALVAPDPDSSDFAYVRGLPREVPMPQGLPLLKPPYGRITAIDLDTGEHLWMKANGPGPRDHPLLRDLDVPWLGQRGRPAPLLTKTLLFLGEGSKDALSVLPIAGGRAFRAWDKRTGEVVWETELAAGTSGAPMTYLADGKQYIVVPIGDHETRGQFVALRLP, encoded by the coding sequence ATGACATCGATGGCCCCGTTCCGGGCCGGGGTGCTGGGCGGTGCGGCCGTGCTCGCGCTGTCGGCGTGCACCGCGACCGAACCCGGCCCCTCCGCCGCAGCGCCCGGCGCGGACTGGACGCACTACGCCGCCGACGCCGGCAGCAGCAAGTACTCGCCCCTCGACCAGATCGACGCCACCAACGTGTCGGACCTGGAGGTGGCGTGGACGTGGGAGTCGGCGGACTACGACCTGCTCGCGCGCTTCCCCGACCTCGACGTGGAGCCCGTGCTGCAGTCCACGCCCATCAAGGTGGGCGGGCGTCTCTACACGTCCACCAACCTGGGCCAGGCCGCCGCGATCGATCCCGTGACCGGACGCACGCTGTGGACCTGGAGCCCCTGGGAAGGGACGGACGCGCGCCCGTCCGGCCGCGCCAATCGCGGCGTGGCCTGGTGGAGCGGACCCGACGGCGGGGAGCGGATCTTCATCGGATCGGGTCAACACCTGGTGGCGCTGGACGCCGCGACGGGAGAGCCCATCCCGACGTTCGGCGACGGGGGTCGCATCGACCTCACGGACGATCCCGACACGCGCGTCACCTTCTACCGCTGGACGTCGGCGCCGCTCGTGGTCCGCGACGTGGTCATCGTGGGGGCACAGCAGCTCACCCCCACGCGCAACTGGACCACTCATCCGCCCAGCTACATCCGCGCCTACGACGTACGCACAGGAGCGCTGCGCTGGCGGTTCGATCCCGTGGCCCAACCCGGGCAGGCCGACAATGTCAGCTCTGCGGATACGCTGTGGTCCCGCACGGGCTACGCGGGCGTCTGGACCCTGCTGACGGCCGATCCCGAGCTCGGCTACGTCTACCTGCCGCTCAAGACCACCACCAACGACTGGTACGGCGGGCATCGTCCGGGGGACAACCTGTACGGTGAGAGCCTGGTCTGCCTCGACGCCACCACCGGAGAGCTGGTCTGGCACTACCAGATGGTGCACCACGGTCTGTGGGACTACGACCTGCCGGCGGCACCGAACCTCGTCGACCTCACCGTTGACGGACGGCCCATCAAGGCGGTGGCCCAGGTCACCAAGCAGGCCTTCGTGTTCGTCTTCGACCGCGTCACCGGCGAGCCGGTGTGGCCCATCGAGGAGCGGCCGGTCCCCGCGTCCACCGTCCCGGGTGAGGTGGCGGCCCCCACGCAGCCGTTCCCGACGCGACCGGCGCCGTTCGACCTGCAAGGCATCACGCGCGACGACCTGATCGACTTCACCCCGGAGCTGCGGGCCGAGGCGGAGCGGATCTTGGACGGGTTCGTCTGGGGCGAGATGTTCACGCCGCCCAGCGTCCGGGACGACCGGCCCGGTGGGACGCAGGGCACCCTCCTCATGCCCGGCTGGGTGGGTGGTGCGAACTGGAACGGTGCGGCCGTAGACCCCGAGACCGGCGTGCTCTACGTCCCGTCGGTGACGTCGCCGAACGTGACCGCGCTCGTGGCCCCCGACCCGGACAGCTCGGACTTCGCCTATGTGCGGGGCCTGCCCCGCGAGGTGCCGATGCCGCAGGGCCTGCCCCTGCTCAAGCCGCCCTACGGACGCATCACGGCCATCGACCTCGACACGGGCGAGCACCTCTGGATGAAGGCCAACGGACCCGGGCCGCGCGACCATCCGCTGCTGCGCGATCTCGACGTGCCCTGGCTGGGACAGCGCGGGCGGCCCGCTCCGCTGCTGACGAAGACGCTGCTGTTCCTGGGCGAAGGCTCCAAGGACGCGCTGTCGGTGCTGCCCATCGCCGGTGGGCGCGCCTTCCGCGCGTGGGACAAGCGCACCGGTGAGGTGGTCTGGGAGACCGAGTTGGCCGCGGGCACGTCCGGTGCGCCCATGACGTACCTGGCGGACGGGAAGCAGTACATCGTGGTGCCGATCGGCGATCACGAAACGCGCGGGCAGTTCGTGGCGCTGCGGCTGCCGTAG
- a CDS encoding ankyrin repeat domain-containing protein, translating into MSAPRRPLPAQPSLEQQKKLAKDLLRAHRAADPDATARIRQHLPDKRDIGLADAQFTLAREYGFADWAALAAHVAASEALRDGALHETFRRAFAAGDLSELRALFERHPVARRMIDAPLFSFDAPALVHFAGQGNLQMVELLLELGADPNRRSDWWAGGFHTLHVAKGEVAQRLLAAGADPDACGAAHLDRPDLLARMIQDDPSCVHQRGGDGQTPLHFARSREVVDLLLAHGADIDALDVDHRASPAQWMLERRRDAGRFPLAAYLVQRGARADVFLAAALGRADLLREMLEADPTLLGARTGQGDFAEQPPSSVHIYTWTIGQNLSPLQVAAQFDQEEAFQVLQAFATPRQRFLAACVRGNAAEAHALLREHPHVMDELTPADQRALPDAAWAGQARPVELMLELGFDPAARGQDGGTLLHCAAWEGALECVQVALRHPGVRALLEVRDPTHGSTPLGWCCHGSRYCARPEGDYPGVARLLLKAGAEPGPNRNDATEEVLAVLRAARG; encoded by the coding sequence GTGTCCGCTCCACGGCGTCCCCTGCCCGCGCAGCCCTCGCTCGAACAACAGAAGAAGCTCGCCAAGGACCTCCTCCGGGCCCACCGGGCGGCGGATCCCGACGCGACCGCCCGCATCCGACAGCACCTCCCGGACAAGCGCGACATCGGCCTCGCCGACGCCCAGTTCACGCTGGCCCGCGAGTACGGATTCGCCGACTGGGCGGCGCTCGCGGCGCACGTCGCGGCGTCCGAGGCCCTCCGGGACGGTGCTCTGCACGAGACATTTCGCCGTGCGTTCGCGGCCGGAGATCTCTCCGAGCTGCGCGCCCTGTTCGAGCGCCATCCGGTTGCCCGCCGGATGATCGACGCCCCGCTCTTCTCCTTCGACGCTCCCGCGCTGGTCCACTTCGCCGGCCAGGGCAACCTGCAGATGGTGGAGCTGCTGCTGGAGCTGGGGGCCGATCCCAATCGGCGCAGCGACTGGTGGGCCGGAGGCTTCCACACGCTCCACGTGGCGAAGGGTGAGGTCGCCCAACGCCTGTTGGCTGCGGGCGCCGACCCCGACGCCTGCGGGGCCGCGCACCTCGATCGGCCCGACCTCCTGGCTCGGATGATCCAAGACGATCCGTCCTGTGTCCACCAGCGCGGGGGGGACGGACAGACCCCGTTGCACTTCGCCCGCTCGCGCGAGGTGGTCGATCTGCTGCTCGCGCATGGCGCCGACATCGACGCGTTGGACGTCGACCACCGTGCGTCACCGGCGCAGTGGATGCTCGAGCGACGCCGCGATGCCGGTCGCTTCCCTCTGGCCGCGTACCTCGTGCAACGGGGTGCGCGCGCCGACGTGTTCCTGGCCGCCGCGCTGGGCCGGGCCGACCTGCTGCGTGAGATGCTGGAGGCGGACCCCACGCTCCTCGGTGCGCGCACGGGGCAGGGGGACTTTGCCGAGCAGCCACCGAGCAGCGTCCACATCTACACGTGGACCATCGGCCAGAACCTCTCGCCGCTGCAGGTGGCCGCGCAGTTCGATCAGGAGGAGGCCTTCCAGGTGCTCCAGGCGTTCGCCACGCCCAGGCAACGGTTCCTGGCGGCGTGCGTCCGTGGCAACGCCGCCGAGGCCCATGCCCTGCTCCGGGAGCACCCTCACGTCATGGATGAGCTGACCCCCGCGGACCAGCGCGCCCTTCCCGACGCCGCCTGGGCCGGGCAGGCCCGACCCGTGGAGCTGATGCTGGAGTTGGGGTTCGATCCGGCGGCCCGGGGCCAGGACGGGGGCACGCTGCTGCACTGCGCGGCCTGGGAGGGTGCCCTCGAGTGCGTGCAGGTGGCGCTACGCCACCCCGGCGTGCGGGCGCTGCTGGAGGTGCGCGATCCGACACACGGAAGCACGCCGCTCGGGTGGTGCTGTCACGGCTCCCGCTACTGTGCCAGGCCCGAGGGCGACTATCCGGGCGTGGCCCGGCTGCTCCTCAAGGCCGGTGCCGAGCCCGGTCCCAACCGGAACGACGCCACGGAGGAGGTGCTCGCCGTGCTCCGCGCCGCGCGCGGTTGA
- a CDS encoding PadR family transcriptional regulator, which yields MSRMDILQGTLDVLILRTLTAGPRHGYQIARTIKALSEEVLQVEEGALYPALHRLKARGWVIAEWGLSENKRRARFYRLTAAGQDALAREASGWDRYAGAVGRVLADVPREGA from the coding sequence ATGAGCCGGATGGACATCCTGCAGGGCACCCTCGACGTGCTGATCCTGCGCACGCTGACGGCCGGGCCCCGCCACGGCTACCAGATCGCGCGCACCATCAAGGCGCTCTCGGAGGAGGTGCTCCAGGTGGAGGAAGGCGCGCTCTACCCTGCCCTGCACCGCCTCAAGGCGCGCGGGTGGGTGATCGCGGAGTGGGGGCTGTCCGAGAACAAGCGGCGCGCCCGCTTCTATCGGCTGACCGCCGCCGGTCAGGACGCCTTGGCGCGGGAAGCCAGCGGCTGGGACCGCTACGCCGGCGCGGTGGGGCGCGTGCTCGCGGACGTGCCGCGGGAGGGCGCGTGA
- a CDS encoding FkbM family methyltransferase: protein MVQATHAPFRASIEEPDLSDLYDVEPFVPDDEPGFGAFRPRGLQALLLRIVRIQPLNRGRSRRRVADLVRRFAPDGVVDTRMRGAAFRLRGRRNLIEDAILVRPGYNRREIDFLIAGTPIGGVFVDLGANVGLYTLPLALHVGAAGRVLAVDANAEILRALAFNAHASGCANVRLVHAAVSDEEGRAHLEIRKDDLAIVEVAEDPAGPIPVRTLAALVGEAGLERVDSVKADIEGFEDRALLPYLESAAPTRLPSHLVLEHSARPAWKRDCFPILDRLGYEVVGRERSNTMLRIRGPRG from the coding sequence ATGGTGCAGGCGACACACGCGCCTTTCCGCGCCTCGATCGAGGAGCCGGACCTGAGCGATCTCTACGACGTCGAGCCCTTCGTTCCCGACGACGAGCCGGGCTTCGGGGCCTTCCGCCCCCGCGGGCTCCAGGCGCTCCTGCTCCGGATCGTGCGCATCCAACCGCTGAATCGCGGCCGCTCCCGCCGCCGCGTGGCCGATCTCGTGCGACGCTTTGCGCCCGACGGTGTCGTGGACACGCGCATGCGCGGTGCGGCCTTCCGCTTGCGTGGACGCAGGAATCTCATCGAGGACGCCATCCTCGTCCGTCCCGGCTACAACCGCCGCGAGATCGACTTCCTGATTGCCGGCACGCCGATCGGCGGGGTCTTCGTGGACCTGGGGGCCAACGTCGGGCTGTACACGCTTCCCCTGGCCTTGCACGTCGGCGCCGCCGGGCGGGTGCTCGCGGTCGACGCCAATGCGGAGATCCTGCGCGCCCTCGCCTTCAACGCGCACGCCTCCGGGTGCGCGAACGTGCGGCTCGTGCACGCGGCGGTCTCGGACGAAGAGGGGCGTGCCCACCTGGAAATCCGCAAGGACGACCTCGCGATCGTGGAGGTGGCGGAGGATCCCGCGGGGCCCATCCCGGTCCGCACCCTCGCCGCCCTGGTGGGCGAAGCGGGCCTCGAGCGCGTGGACTCGGTGAAGGCGGACATCGAGGGCTTCGAGGATCGGGCGCTGCTGCCGTACCTCGAGAGCGCTGCCCCGACGCGGCTGCCCTCACATCTCGTGCTCGAGCATTCGGCACGTCCGGCCTGGAAGAGGGACTGCTTCCCCATCCTCGATCGACTGGGCTACGAGGTCGTCGGCCGAGAGCGGAGCAACACGATGCTGCGGATCCGCGGCCCACGCGGCTGA